A genomic window from Lotus japonicus ecotype B-129 chromosome 1, LjGifu_v1.2 includes:
- the LOC130734374 gene encoding MADS-box transcription factor 30-like isoform X1 produces MTFFFLNLSSFVSSYRSLFYPKMGRAKAIMKRIQDNRVRKTTFLHRRKGLLKKMSDFSTICDSQSNACLIVYDGDGAHDSTPEIWPQNPTVVHSVLQKYECEKNNKTTPVMKFELEEFFETKKKSVEDEIAKVKKEIINLKFPTWDPIFLSLGKERLGPLIAELDAKISACDQRVNLLKGMQESEVINANMAQEEEDISETHVISAPISPVIDGMVDSTEQVNGHLECTNQVIDEMVDSTDQVNGTLDCTNQVFEPVDSDSGLEEWACKFLESDYWANQQGEPVDSASGLEDWACKFPERANQQGYWY; encoded by the exons ATGACATTCTTCTTCCTTAATCTTTCGTCTTTCGTTTCCAGTTACCGTTCATTGTTTTATCCGAAAATGGGTCGCGCCAAAGCAATCATGAAGCGAATTCAAGATAACAGAGTTCGTAAAACAACGTTCTTGCACAGAAGAAAGGGGTTACTCAAGAAAATGTCTGATTTTTCCACCATTTGTGATTCTCAATCCAATGCGTGCCTCATTGTGTATGATGGTGATGGTGCCCATGATTCCACACCTGAGATTTGGCCCCAAAACCCTACAGTGGTACACTCGGTTCTTCAAAAGTATGAGTGTGAGAAGAATAACAAGACTACTCCTGTCATGAAATTCGAACTTGAAGAATTTTTTGAGACAAAGAAGAAGAGTGTTGAAGATGAGATTGCCAAAGTGAAAAAAGAAATCATCAATCTCAAGTTTCCCACTTGGGACCCTATTTTTCTGAGTCTTGGAAAAGAGAGGTTGGGGCCACTCATTGCTGAATTGGATGCTAAGATCAGTGCTTGTGATCAAAGGGTTAACTTGTTAAAGGGCATGCAAGAAAGTGAAGTGATCAACGCAAACATGgctcaagaggaagaagatatcTCTGAAACCCATGTTATCTCTGCTCCTATTAGTCCAGTTATTGATGGAATGGTGGATTCTACTGAACAAGTAAATGGGCATTTGGAATGTACAAATCAAGTTATTGATGAAATGGTGGATTCTACTGATCAAGTTAATGGGACTTTGGATTGTACAAATCAAGTTTTTGAGCCAGTGGATTCAGATAGTGGGCTTGAGGAGTGGGCTTGCAAATTTCTTGAGAGTGATTATTGGGCTAATCAACAAGGTGAACCAGTGGATTCGGCTAGCGGGCTTGAGGATTGGGCTTGCAAATTTCCTGAGAGAGCTAATCAACAAG GGTATTGGTATTAA
- the LOC130734374 gene encoding annexin Gh1-like isoform X2: protein MLLKGSLSGKLMLKLMEKIFSRPWTKLTSDFEALDSAERDAFLANEATERWTSSNQVLVEIACTRSSEQLFVARHAYHALHKKSLEEDVAHHTTGDFRKRPTLCYLELEICKFCLYQIWVYSSSVFSVIAQNEYKKLAKEIPNRK from the exons ATGCTGCTCAAAGGAAGCCTATCAGGGAAACTTATGCTGAAACTTATGGAGAAGATCTTCTCAAGGCCTTGGACAAAGTTGACTAGTGACTTTGAG GCCCTTGATTCTGCTGAACGTGATGCATTTTTGGCAAACGAAGCAACTGAGAGATGGACTTCAAGCAATCAGGTGCTGGTGGAAATAGCCTGCACTAGGTCCTCTGAACAATTGTTTGTTGCGAGACATGCTTATCATGCTCTTCATAAGAAGTCTCTTGAGGAGGATGTTGCTCATCATACAACAGGGGACTTCCGTAAG AGACCTACACTCTGTTACTTGGAGTTGGAGATTTGCAAGTTCTGTCTGTATCAGATTTGGGTTTATTCCTCTTCCGTGTTCAGTGTCATTGCACAAAATGAATATAAAAAGCTTGCAAAGGAGATTCCCAacagaaaataa
- the LOC130732374 gene encoding uncharacterized protein LOC130732374, which produces MVLGWLIRSMNTEIAQSILWHERATDVWKELKEHFSQADLFQISELQEEIYSLTQGDLSVTKYFTAMKILIDELEVLKPLPSCTCDALIKIKEERNSDHVIRFLRGLSEQFSGVRSQIMLMDPLPSINRVFQLAAQQERKFAVEHVPKVLMTNVNGSGASDSQKRSNNYHSGGTSGASSSRSSHGESSSGSSGYRGQGRQVCSYCGKIGHTVDVCYKKHGYPQSFKSKNASSQGHQKQVNLAIGADSGANTEDEDVVSSNGDHTRLTLIEAQYNKATYHISCTLSVFVSYKRIKPVLVNLPNGSSLTAHFSGTAVFTDSFYLIDDTKVSRMIGATKEVGGLYYLASPVLPTPRLSSSAQFLACLSTATAAQSSS; this is translated from the exons ATGGTTCTAGGATGGTTGATTCGTTCCATGAACACTGAAATCGCGCAATCGATCCTATGGCATGAAAGAGCGACCGATGTTTGGAAAGAGTTGAAGGAGCATTTTTCTCAAGCAGATCTCTTCCAAATCTCAGAGCTCCAAGAAGAAATTTACAGCTTGACGCAAGGAGATCTATCGGTGACAAAGTACTTCACTGCGATGAAGATCTTGATCGACGAATTGGAGGTGCTCAAGCCCCTACCTTCTTGCACATGTGATGCTCTGATCAAGATCAAAGAGGAACGCAATTCCGATCATGTAATTCGTTTCCTTCGAGGCCTCAGTGAACAATTTTCAGGAGTTAGGTCTCAGATCATGCTTATGGATCCACTCCCTAGCATTAATCGCGTCTTTCAATTAGCGGCGCAACAAGAACGGAAATTTGCGGTTGAGCATGTTCCTAAGGTTTTGATGACAAATGTGAATGGGAGTGGAGCTTCAGATTCACAGAAAAGATCCAACAATTATCACTCTGGAGGCACTTCCGGTGCTAGTAGCAGTCGTTCCTCACATGGAGAATCCAGTTCAGGTTCCAGTGGATACCGTGGTCAAGGGAGACAAGTTTGTTCCTATTGTGGAAAGATTGGGCACACTGTGGATGTGTGTTACAAGAAGCATGGTTATCCACAAAGCTTCAAGTCCAAAAATGCCAGTTCTCAGGGTCATCAGAAGCAAGTAAACCTGGCTATAGGTGCAGATTCTGGAGCAAAcacagaagatgaagatgttgtTTCCTCTAATGGAGATCACACTCGACTCACTCTCATAGAGGCACAGTACAATA AAGCCACATATCACATTTCTTGCACCCTCTCTGTTTTTGTTTCATACAAACGCATTAAGCCCGTTCTTGTAAATTTACCTAATGGTTCTTCGCTCACAGCACACTTCTCTGGCACTGCTGTTTTCACAGATAGTTTTTACCTGATTGAT GATACCAAAGTCTCGAGGATGATTGGTGCAACTAAAGAGGTTGGAGGTCTCTACTACCTTGCAAGTCCAGTATTGCCAACACCTAGATTGTCTTCCTCAGCACAATTTTTAGCTTGTTTGTCTACTGCTACTGCAGCCCAGTCTTCCTCATAA
- the LOC130732409 gene encoding uncharacterized protein At4g04775-like: MDSSFGFKGSTASSSRSRQRPRSAGARANCPCGLPLIIYTAGTRVNSERRFLRCRNWHISVLPGTCNFFFWIDDPVDERQPRHVEADTDISEIDNSSNSVLPGPDLKKKMKKLKKKVEIETFHKNVARLIALISWIVTVLVFLYGKSLKG; encoded by the exons ATGGATAGTTCTTTTGGTTTCAAGGGTTCCACTGCTTCCTCCTCTCGTTCCAGGCAGAGGCCACGATCTGCAGGTGCAAGGGCTAACTGTCCTTGTGGTCTTCCTCTCATTATTTACACTGCTGGTACTCGAGTGAACTCAGAAAGGAGGTTTTTGAGATGCAGAAATTGGCATATAAGTGTT TTACCAGGCAcatgtaatttctttttttggatTGATGATCCTGTTGATGAAAGACAACCCAGGCATGTAGAGGCTGATACTGACATTTCTGAGATTGACAATTCATCTAACTCTGTGCTTCCTGGACCtgatttgaagaagaagatgaagaagttaAAGAAGAAGGTTGAAATTGAGACATTTCACAAGAATGTTGCACGGTTGATTGCTCTGATTTCTTGGATAGTCACAGTTCTGGTGTTTTTGTATGGCAAGAGTTTGAAGGGTTGA